From the genome of Denticeps clupeoides chromosome 4, fDenClu1.1, whole genome shotgun sequence, one region includes:
- the xirp1 gene encoding xin actin-binding repeat-containing protein 1 isoform X1: MMNGTLMRSQSLKSLSGDQRSWGTSEFTVWQGRKSVSQLVEQYQSCLDLRNADTKENRSKGITEKDGTQWRGNLPTLRGGSSLSRSRSMEVLPQREPTGAVSLRALFESKKTLQQDFTSTPHLHTSPAVKWPPVTHNSLLSVRDPSSGRTSGHSGEVTPAKRDVLQESHRDREKSAQPERRETISGRPSGLITDVGGPSDVRRQAQLTLRESSFDRGREKIFLSNTLPTIKDRSALYLSKVAAADSPKAATQEEHTSGNKTKQSKMANVTKHIRVTEAIGEDDLPPPPPPAPGHHLEESLSNRDSSFQPVPPPKETFSTFYQQRQKSELKRLFKHIHPELRKNLDDATDDDIIETMHFAVPETAESGYQGEVQSMRWIFENWTLDNIGDPHATKKLLDEENLQGGDVRGTSSMFEHCIWDGTELTSDEHKQGLVKGDVRTATWLFETQPLDILSKSSHEEGELVEALLKEPIIKGDVTGARHLFETKPLDALGRCYSVEDQRLLRLKSELQEEKGDVKKTVKLFQADPKCALRDSSGNIHEIRNICREEIKSRNIKTARWLFETQPLDVINKNTSGIQIIRGISLEEAPKGGVDRKKWIFETQPLDAIHEGAVEEHKFQGTSMKLSDVGQKQGPFETQPLDMLNAENTPSNFGVEKEDVLGGNVKSTLWLFETQPIETLKDSFEVGNLKKVMVSSDERGEVKDKKQTFENFNLITLQADNANTVKDVEKGSVKSYKHLFETIPIDYISQTDNEHTEKFDITAGSVKGNKDLFESTPLYAIKDCSGNFHEVKNVSREEIIKGNVQNYKWMFETKPLDQFEEVNGTVEVIKGITRQEDTTADVRMAKWLFETQPLEAIHLKFNKKNSLLHQEESAKGDVKTFKWLFETQPMDILYEKSEKKQETETIPKANVKSQTWLFETQPLDNIKDKEEQCLKLCSTVQDDLTSDINVRTVKHLFETETLDRITSRLHGSEQDVRYVSQVNVQSGDVSRVKEIFETQSLDEIGCEITTVPSEDEPDKAIQTGSVHKFTWLFENQPISAINTMGSDRTKSTSVIEVGSGDVGNKKFIFETFSLDKIKDKDQLLEHQSMNVEKPISGGDVKSSTMLFESQPLYAIRDKDGEFHEVTTVKKDEVMSGDVRGARWMFETKPLDAIQADKEIYIIRAVTQEDVLKGAVKSARWKFETQPLNSFTSRDVPTVKVVEEISNVNNVQVNKKLFESEQAAHNKFVRMVSVTDVQHGDVRTSTWLFENQPIDTLKGDQQEQSDVKTVQREDKQKGDVKRCTWLFESQPLDKIKDEQQSAECTAQEERPKADVKSTTWLFETTPLDKITVDSVTETLCHLHQLKCLHSSGIIIQANGTRHVNMAKFLFVSDEGPKVEKEEVVEGQIRNIMLQLLHRPNMKHHVTVLNENEEGTVDTSFVEIPQQQSETISPQQKQSMETMFQIIESALVQNKFMESGLVMQESEGKQAEMTIYCFHHHHHTAKMDSHNIQKGDVKSTIGNLLATAQGQRDSGSCRLEENERGNVDLYRRCIEKGDLQYLKSLQTQLSEDEFISDPKEQIEVVQGDVKQAMMCLKKQKEQVERTIQDVVSGDVKNVKKMFLGVPSDVNIEHSVPKEDIICGNVSTVKQQLDDAAKQHLVVEKEEIVSGDIKATLESLERAKQQSMHVEKEVITPGTIYDLDMPTVESPADERQNFKEEIISGDVKAAKLSLEKAKNQSMRVERETVMPGKIYNLNISSHDEQSVPTVMESNTSSFSNQRITTTHHKVSDTEGGQGAHDKFEACPQSAECRISVTKVETVEARSADASLCVSPYIMPESEVQNAEEVRGDVKAAIRSLHSAAKVQRAIDKEEIVQGNIQAALQSLERSSVNVSKGDYKAAMIYRTSGQPYTEERKKMYSGSVYSQNVVVSMPPSDNKLSPSVSVTCKEEQSSTALNSAPVISDRPLESSKKFTSPKPFSLSNERQSPPPPPPPPKTCNQDQDSRPALPPKPQWSNTRSGVRAENPFISTQLCDSHPKGRISHDMKQLMRAHVVSVKPYPEKKISSTESGGDPDASAFGVSATDEPTDMLEQQKQGEATSDDSTVANSAWKVKEIVPKMAIEKNVIQKINAAEEINMYMQSYSTDGDAKQDMNTGFRLALQNFGGKKKGTVENAFMAPKKIKVVQDKEINMDLLPSSSADKENTSESCGNRDASFGSPDTHHMDVHEPEAKVVLREKKVKRETDEERLQRLSIHKEEIMRGNVKAAMEIFENLRKREELKSILCQVQEIEGETSEVDVGSLRDLYEDEPSWVADPSKEMRPGNIGSVRKANAETESLKDETESICSVDTVFEDLEKASMDIMQLKEQTLTRLVDIEEAIKKALYSVSNLKSEADIAGLSGLFNESLKTEQQTGASSNIRKISIVTSKAKTNQSKAIRPVTQHGPEPSDVQTEASLPKCKAAAPKTFPNLPSSPSFISIHSAARKSADTPKPPHPSPAKSKPKSSMASSNGHQVENGDHSSEKETVNHSFRPKVPKRKVSVLEVQTIPEPAGIVGTKMVSEKYEETDCYGNKIVTSSTSTVVTKKCHTNTSSYEVVSSPKRYESTASPLMHRSGRLLTDVATHKTDDRSKVFVTFGSPKPSQH, translated from the exons ATGATGAACGGCACACTGATGAGAAGTCAATCCTTGAAAAGCCTCTCAGGAGATCAGAGGTCGTGGGGCACATCTGAGTTTACTGTATGGCAAGGAAGGAAGTCTGTCTCTCAGCTGGTTGAGCA GTATCAGAGTTGCTTAGACTTGAGAAATGCAGACACAAAGGAAAACAGATCAAAG GGTATCACGGAAAAGGATGGAACTCAGTGGAGGGGGAATCTCCCAACACTTAGGGGAGGTTCTTCTCTATCCCGGAGTCGTTCCATGGAGGTCCTGCCCCAGAGAGAGCCTACAGGTGCTGTCTCCCTAAGGGCCCTCTTTGAGTCAAAGAAAACTTTGCAGCAAGACTTCACCAGCACGCCCCACCTTCACACAAGTCCTGCAGTCAAATGGCCTCCAGTGACTCACAACAGTCTCCTCTCAGTCCGAGACCCATCATCTGGGAGGACCAGTGGCCACAGCGGGGAGGTCACTCCAGCTAAAAGAGACGTTCTACAG GAGAGccatagagacagagagaaatcGGCTCAGCCAGAGAGAAGGGAAACCATCAGTGGAAGGCCATCGGGTCTGATCACAGATGTCGGTGGACCAAGTG ATGTTAGGAGGCAAGCCCAATTGACCTTGAGAGAGTCATCCTTCGACAGAGGACGAGAAAAGATATTTCTGAGCAACACCCTTCCAACCATAAAAGACAGATCGGCTCTCTACCTGTCAAAAGTAGCAGCTGCAGACTCACCAAAGGCTGCCACACAGGAG GAGCATACCTCTGGAAACAAGACAAAGCAAAGCAAG ATGGCCAACGTAACCAAACATATAAGAGTTACAGAGGCTATTGGAGAAGATGACCTacctcctcctcccccacctGCACCTGGACATCATTTGGAAGAATCATTATCTAACAGAGACTCAAGCTTCCAACCAGTTCCACCTCCAAAAGAGACCTTTTCAACATTCTACCAGCAACGACAGAAGAGTGAGCTAAAAAGGCTCTTTAAACACATCCATCCAGAGCTAAGGAAGAACCTTGATGATGCTACTGATGATGACATCATTGAGACAATGCACTTTGCAGTTCCTGAAACAGCAGAATCAGGTTATCAGGGGGAGGTCCAATCCATGCGTTGGATATTTGAGAATTGGACTCTGGACAACATTGGGGACCCCCATGCCACAAAAAAGTTGCTTGATGAGGAGAATCTCCAAGGTGGAGATGTTAGGGGCACATCTTCCATGTTTGAGCACTGTATTTGGGATGGCACTGAATTGACATCAGACGAACACAAGCAGGGTCTCGTCAAAGGCGATGTGCGGACAGCCACTTGGCTATTTGAAACACAGCCTTTGGACATCTTAAGCAAATCATCTCATGAAGAAGGAGAGCTTGTGGAAGCATTACTGAAGGAGCCTATAATTAAGGGTGATGTTACAGGAGCACGGCACCTTTTTGAAACAAAGCCTCTGGATGCACTGGGCCGCTGCTACTCGGTTGAAGATCAACGGCTGCTCAGGCTAAAGTCTGAACTTCAAGAAGAGAAAGGAGACGTCAAGAAGACTGTGAAACTCTTCCAGGCAGACCCCAAATGTGCTCTGAGGGACAGCAGTGGAAACATACATGAGATCAGAAACATTTGCAGGGAGGAGATAAAAAGCAGAAACATTAAGACGGCACGCTGGCTGTTTGAAACCCAGCCTCTGGATGTGATCAACAAAAACACCTCTGGAATCCAGATTATTCGGGGCATATCACTAGAAGAGGCCCCAAAAGGGGGAGTTGACAGGAAGAAATGGATTTTTGAGACCCAACCTCTTGATGCAATTCATGAGGGTGCTGTGGAAGAGCACAAGTTCCAGGGGACATCTATGAAGCTCTCTGATGTTGGACAGAAACAAGGGCCCTTTGAAACCCAGCCTTTAGATATGCTAAACGCTGAAAACACACCAAGTAATTTTGGTGTTGAGAAGGAAGACGTTTTAGGAGGAAATGTCAAATCTACCCTTTGGCTTTTTGAAACACAGCCCATTGAGACACTGAAAGATAGCTTCGAAGTTGGCAATTTGAAAAAAGTTATGGtttcttcagatgagagagggGAGGTAAAAGacaaaaagcaaacatttgaaaactttAACCTCATTACATTGCAAGCAGACAATGCAAACACAGTTAAAGATGTAGAAAAAGGAAGTGTTAAGTCTTACAAGCACCTTTTCGAAACAATTCCTATTGATTACATTTCCCAGACCGACAACGAACATACAGAAAAATTTGACATTACAGCTGGGAGTGTTAAAGGTAACAAGGATTTATTTGAGTCCACGCCCCTGTATGCGATAAAAGACTGTTCTGGAAATTTCCATGAGGTAAAAAATGTTAGCAGGGAGGAAATTATCAAAGGGAATGTCCAAAATTACAAATGGATGTTTGAGACAAAGCCACTGGATCAGTTTGAGGAGGTGAATGGAACGGTGGAGGTTATTAAAGGTATCACGAGACAAGAAGACACAACTGCCGATGTCAGAATGGCAAAATGGTTGTTTGAGACTCAGCCTCTTGAAGCTATACACTTaaaatttaataagaaaaattcATTATTGCACCAGGAAGAGTCTGCAAAGGGGGACGTTAAGACATTTAAATGGCTATTTGAGACACAACCCATGGACATTTTGTATGAAAAGTCAGAGAAGAAACAGGAAACTGAAACAATACCCAAAGCAAATGTGAAGTCTCAAACATGGCTGTTTGAGACACAACCACTGGATAACATTAAAGACAAAGAAGAACAGTGTTTAAAATTATGCAGCACGGTGCAAGATGATTTAACAAGTGATATCAATGTGAGAACAGTAAAGCACCTTTTTGAAACAGAGACGTTAGACAGAATCACAAGCAGATTGCATGGCTCAGAGCAAGACGTGAGATATGTGAGCCAGGTCAATGTACAATCAGGGGACGTTTCACGTGTGAAAGAGATTTTTGAGACTCAGTCGCTTGATGAAATTGGCTGTGAAATAACCACTGTGCCAAGTGAGGATGAACCAGACAAAGCCATCCAGACAGGTTCAGTTCACAAATTCACCTGGCTTTTTGAGAACCAGCCCATCAGCGCCATAAATACTATGGGAAGTGACAGGACAAAGTCCACAAGTGTGATTGAGGTTGGAAGCGGAGATGTTGGAAACAAAAAATTCATATTTGAAACATTCTCTTTGGACAAAATCAAGGACAAAGACCAACTGCTCGAACACCAGTCAATGAATGTGGAAAAGCCCATTAGTGGTGGTGATGTGAAGTCCAGCACCATGCTCTTTGAATCTCAACCCTTGTATGCCATCAGAGACAAAGACGGAGAGTTCCATGAGGTTACCACAGTCAAGAAAGATGAAGTGATGAGTGGTGATGTGAGAGGAGCACGGTGGATGTTCGAGACTAAGCCCCTTGATGCCATTCAAGCAGACAAAGAGATCTACATCATCCGAGCAGTCACCCAGGAGGATGTGCTCAAAGGTGCTGTCAAATCAGCCCGGTGGAAGTTTGAAACCCAGCCTCTTAACTCTTTCACATCTAGAGATGTGCCAACAGTGAAGGTGGTGGAGGAAATCTCAAATGTCAATAATGTCCAGGTGAACAAGAAACTCTTTGAATCTGAACAGGCAGCTCATAATAAATTTGTGAGAATGGTCAGTGTCACAGATGTCCAACATGGCGATGTACGCACCTCCACATGGCTATTTGAGAATCAACCCATTGACACTCTAAAGGGAGATCAACAGGAGCAAAGTGATGTTAAAACAGTACAAAGAGAAGACAAACAAAAAGGTGATGTGAAAAGATGTACCTGGTTATTCGAATCTCAGCCACTGGACAAAATTAAGGATGAACAACAATCAGCTGAATGCACAGCCCAAGAGGAAAGGCCCAAAGCAGATGTGAAAAGCACCACCTGGCTGTTTGAAACTACGCCACTGGACAAAATTACAGTGGACAGTGTGACCGAGACGCTGTGCCACCTACACCAACTGAAGTGTCTTCACTCCAGCGGGATCATCATACAAGCTAATGGCACCAGACATGTCAACATGGCAAAGTTCCTGTTTGTGTCCGACGAGGGTCCAAAGGTTGAAAAGGAAGAAGTGGTTGAGGGACAGATCAGGAATATCATGCTACAGTTGCTGCATAGACCAAATATGAAACACCATGTGACtgtattaaatgaaaatgaagaagggACTGTAGATACATCATTCGTGGAGATTCCTCAACAACAATCAGAAACAATTAGcccacaacaaaaacaaagtatGGAGACCATGTTTCAGATAATTGAGAGTGCCCTTGTTCAAAACAAGTTCATGGAATCTGGATTGGTAATGCAGGAATCTGAGGGCAAacaagctgaaatgacaatttattgcttccaccaccaccaccacactgcGAAAATGGACAGTCACAACATCCAAAAAGGAGACGTCAAATCAACAATAGGAAACCTCTTGGCTACTGCCCAGGGTCAAAGGGATTCTGGATCTTGTAGGttagaagaaaatgaaagaggaaaTGTTGATTTGTACAGACGGTGCATCGAAAAGGGTGATCTGCAATACCTGAAGAGCCTCCAAACACAGCTTTCAGAGGATGAATTCATTTCTGATCCAAAGGAACAGATTGAGGTTGTTCAAGGGGATGTGAAGCAAGCAATGATGTGCCTGAAAAAGCAAAAGGAACAAGTAGAACGTACTATTCAAGATGTTGTTTCAGGCGATGTCAAGAAtgtcaaaaaaatgtttttgggaGTTCCTTCTGACGTGAACATTGAGCACAGTGTGCCAAAAGAGGACATTATTTGTGGCAATGTCTCAACTGTGAAGCAACAACTTGATGATGCTGCCAAACAACATCTTGTTGTAGAGAAAGAGGAAATTGTCTCAGGGGACATTAAAGCAACCTTGGAATCATTGGAGAGGGCAAAGCAGCAGAGTATGCATGTAGAAAAGGAAGTCATCACACCAGGCACAATCTACGACCTGGACATGCCAACAGTCGAGTCACCTGCAGATGAAAGACAGAACTTCAAGGAGGAAATAATTTCTGGGGATGTGAAGGCTGCGAAGTTGTCACTAGAAAAGGCAAAGAACCAGAGCATGAGAGTAGAGCGGGAAACAGTTATGCCAGGAAAGATATACAACCTTAACATATCCTCCCATGATGAACAATCAGTGCCAACCGTGATGGAGTCCAATACGTCTTCCTTCAGCAACCAGCGGATTACGACAACACATCACAAGGTCAGTGACACAGAAGGTGGTCAGGGAGCCCATGACAAGTTTGAAGCTTGTCCTCAGAGTGCAGAGTGCAGGATTTCAGTCACTAAGGTTGAGACAGTGGAGGCACGTTCAGCAGATGCAAGTTTATGTGTAAGCCCTTATATTATGCCAGAAAGTGAAGTTCAAAATGCTGAAGAAGTTAGAGGAGATGTTAAAGCTGCCATTCGGTCATTGCATAGTGCAGCAAAGGTGCAGAGAGCCATAGACAAAGAGGAGATTGTGCAGGGTAACATTCAAGCAGCACTCCAGTCTCTTGAGAGGTCTAGTGTTAATGTGTCTAAAGGGGACTACAAAGCAGCAATGATTTACAGGACATCAGGGCAGCCATATacagaagaaaggaagaaaatgtACTCAGGGTCTGTGTACAGTCAGAATGTTGTGGTGTCTATGCCCCCATCTGACAATAAATTGTCTCCTTCAGTTTCAGTAACTTGCAAGGAAGAGCAGTCATCAACAGCACTGAATTCGGCACCTGTCATTAGTGACAGGCCACTGGAAAGTTCTAAAAAGTTCACATCACCAAAACCATTCTCTTTGTCAAATGAAAGACAaagtccacctccacctccacctccaccaaaGACTTGCAACCAGGATCAAGATTCTAGACCAGCCCTTCCACCAAAACCTCAATGGTCAAATACAAGATCTGGTGTTAGAGCTGAAAATCCGTTTATCTCCACTCAACTCTGTGACTCCCATCCTAAAGGCAGGATTTCTCATGATATGAAGCAGTTGATGCGAGCTCATGTAGTATCAGTTAAACCTTACCCTGAAAAAAAGATAAGCTCCACAGAATCAGGAGGGGATCCAGATGCCAGTGCATTTGGAGTCAGTGCCACTGATGAACCCACCGACATGTTGGAGCAACAGAAACAAGGAGAAGCTACATCAGATGATAGCACAGTAGCAAACAGTGCTTGGAAAGTAAAGGAAATTGTTCCTAAAATGgcaattgaaaaaaatgtgatacaGAAGATCAATGCTGCAGAGGAGATTAACATGTACATGCAGAGTTATTCGACAGATGGTGATGCCAAACAGGACATGAACACAGGCTTCAGGCTCGCACTTCAGAACTTTGGAGGAAAGAAGAAGGGAACAGTTGAGAATGCGTTCATGGCGCCAAAGAAAATCAAGGTTGTCCAAGACAAAGAAATAAACATGGACCTTTTACCAAGTTCTTCAGCAGACAAAGAGAACACTTCGGAGAGTTGCGGCAACAGAGATGCTTCTTTTGGTTCCCCTGACACACATCACATGGATGTCCATGAGCCTGAAGCCAAGGTTGttttaagggagaaaaaagtaaaaagagaaaCTGATGAAGAGCGTCTTCAGAGGTTGTCCATTCACAAAGAGGAAATCATGAGAGGCAATGTGAAGGCAGCAATGGAGATCTTTGAAAAtttgagaaaaagagaagagctGAAAAGCATTCTATGTCAAGTTCAGGAAATAGAGGGTGAAACAAGTGAGGTGGATGTTGGGTCTTTAAGGGATTTATATGAGGATGAACCCTCTTGGGTTGCTGATCCAAGTAAAGAAATGAGACCTGGCAATATTGGAAGTGTTAGGAAAGCTAATGCAGAAACAGAATCACTGAAAGATGAAACAGAAAGCATATGCTCAGTAGACACAGTATTTGAAGATCTTGAAAAAGCAAGTATGGACATAATGCAGCTAAAAGAACAAACATTGACTAGACTTGTGGATATAGAAGAAGCTATCAAAAAAGCATTGTATTCAGTATCCAATTTAAAATCAGAGGCAGACATTGCAGGACTATCAGGGCTTTTCAATGAATCCTTAAAGACGGAGCAGCAGACTGGGGCCAGCAGCAACATTAGGAAAATTAGCATTGTCACTAGCAAAGCCAAAACAAACCAAAGTAAAGCCATCCGACCAGTGACCCAGCATGGGCCAGAACCATCTGACGTTCAAACAGAAGCATCTTTACCGAAGTGTAAAGCTGCAGCTCCCAAAACTTTTCCAAACCTCCCCTCATCACCCTCATTTATCTCCATTCACTCTGCTGCTAGAAAATCAGCAGACACACCCAAGCCACCACATCCCTCCCCGGCCAAGTCAAAGCCCAAGAGCAGCATGGCAAGCTCAAATGGGCATCAGGTTGAGAATGGTGACCACTCCTCAGAAAAAGAGACAGTGAATCACTCTTTCAGACCCAAAGTTCCAAAGCGGAAGGTAAGCGTTCTGGAAGTTCAAACCATTCCAGAGCCTGCAGGAATTGTTGGAACAAAGATGGTCAGTGAAAAATATGAAGAGACAGACTGCTACGGAAATAAAATAGTCACATCTTCTACATCAACCGTTGTTACAAAGAAGTGCCATACTAATACATCTTCTTATGAAGTTGTCAGCAGCCCCAAAAGATATGAATCAACGGCTTCCCCACTGATGCACAGGTCTGGGCGGCTTTTGACAGATGTAGCCACTCATAAAACAGATGACCGCAGCAAGGTTTTTGTTACATTTGGCAGTCCGAAACCAAGTCAGCACTGA